The Thermoanaerobacterium sp. PSU-2 genomic interval CTATCTATATATCTCAAATCTGTGTTCATTATAACCACTAAATCTATATCACTCCAGACAGTTGACTTTCCATTGGCCATCGAACCAAATAAAATTATTTTTTCAGGATTGCACTTTTCTATAATTGCATCAATTATAATTTTTAATTCCTTTTCCAGTGAATAATCAATTAACTCCGCAGCTTGCATAATAATTCACCTCAAAATCAATCTTTATTATATTATAGCATATATAAGTATATTTTTATGCTGTATACGCTAAAAGGATAAGCATAAGCTTATCCTTTTGCCGTATATAAACCCCTATCCCCATAAAGCAAAAAGCCGCAGTAAAGACTACGGCCGGTTGCACCACTATCTCCGCATAACCCAGGTGCCCAGATACAGGTTATGCTTCACAGAATCCTATATATTTTGTTTATATTTCTAAATATTCGACATAAAACATAATTTTCCTTCTTTGATAAAAAATTTTTTTACACTCAAAGCTATAAAATGTGCATAGTGTACATAATATACATAATATGATATAATGGGAGGTGATAGGGGGAATGAATAAGATGTTTACAGTTAATGCTACAGATGTACGCAAAGAATGGGCAGATTTCATCAATTCAGTTGTTCGGGAAAAACCTAAAATTATAAAGCGAACAAAGGATTACGTCTTTGTTTCTAATATAGACATGATTAAAGAAATGTTAACAGCTTATACTTTTACAGCAAATGTTCTAAATGAAGATGATGGTACTGTAACAATTTCTTTAAATGAAATCGACATTGTTGTCAATGGCAAAGACGAAAATGAAGCATTAA includes:
- a CDS encoding nucleotidyltransferase domain-containing protein — protein: MQAAELIDYSLEKELKIIIDAIIEKCNPEKIILFGSMANGKSTVWSDIDLVVIMNTDLRYIDRLLYVSKAIKSDVPIDFFVYTPEEERRFIETNNLFYTKEVIEKGKVLYERKS